From Desulfurobacterium indicum, the proteins below share one genomic window:
- a CDS encoding carbonic anhydrase: protein MNVQHPIVTMVTCSDARFHPTVFFKDPVDKVFVIRNIGNQLANARGSIDYGVYHLHTPILLILGHTHCGAVKAGLHDYSKETEGIKNELDHLHLPLSKVSKSGPFEKRWLDGVEKNVNYQVEEALKFYKPFIKKRRICCCRCCLRFYKCLWQGLWENGYS from the coding sequence ATGAACGTTCAACATCCTATCGTTACAATGGTTACATGTTCAGATGCAAGGTTTCATCCAACTGTTTTCTTTAAAGATCCTGTTGATAAGGTGTTTGTTATCAGGAACATCGGTAACCAGCTTGCTAATGCAAGAGGTTCTATCGATTACGGTGTTTATCATCTTCATACTCCAATTCTTTTGATTTTGGGTCACACACATTGTGGTGCCGTAAAAGCGGGGCTTCATGATTATTCTAAAGAAACAGAAGGTATTAAGAATGAGCTTGATCATCTTCATCTTCCACTTTCAAAGGTTTCAAAATCAGGTCCATTTGAAAAGAGATGGCTTGATGGTGTAGAGAAGAACGTAAACTATCAGGTAGAGGAGGCTCTCAAATTCTACAAGCCATTTATTAAAAAAAGGCGAATTTGCTGTTGTAGGTGCTGTTTACGATTTTATAAATGCTTATGGCAAGGGCTATGGGAGAATGGTTATTCTTAA